From a single Nitrogeniibacter mangrovi genomic region:
- a CDS encoding GNAT family N-acetyltransferase yields the protein MDIRLATSDRDIERAADLLRQLRTHLDRATLIERIRTQQRDGYQLALLAPADGPAQCVAGFVITTKLAWGRALYVDDLVTDAATRSSGAGRRMLDWLKAYARAQACGELHLDSGVQRFEAHRFYLREGFRIASHHFALTLDAPP from the coding sequence ATGGACATCCGACTGGCCACCTCCGACCGGGACATCGAACGGGCCGCCGACCTGCTGCGGCAGTTGCGCACCCACCTCGACCGGGCAACGCTGATCGAGCGCATCCGGACCCAGCAGCGCGACGGCTACCAGCTCGCCCTGCTGGCCCCCGCGGACGGGCCGGCCCAATGCGTGGCCGGCTTCGTGATCACCACGAAGCTCGCCTGGGGGCGCGCCCTGTACGTGGACGATCTGGTGACCGATGCCGCGACCCGCTCGAGCGGCGCGGGCCGACGCATGTTGGACTGGCTCAAGGCCTACGCCCGCGCGCAGGCGTGTGGCGAGCTGCATCTGGACTCCGGGGTGCAGCGCTTCGAGGCGCATCGCTTCTACCTGCGCGAAGGCTTCCGCATCGCCAGCCATCACTTCGCCCTCACGCTGGATGCGCCGCCTTGA